One genomic segment of Chitinophaga sancti includes these proteins:
- a CDS encoding DUF3857 domain-containing protein, whose amino-acid sequence MYRSIVITALLFTTGLHIQAQSKQERAYQAEADEVKKEIQDAKDPAFAQTVVPEKYQNESAVILAVKFSLDADHSRRKDHITTTLHERVKIQDKAALEEYSEFNIQKLKSSSWARGYKLVSFMGIRVIKPNGQQRDIDMNDAVNVKDEKDDKKQKIAIADLQVGDIIDYYVRINKDAASWFTNPDPLDYSVGEKYPMLDFALDIRVFRKMGVSWRYLNDDSSVLKRTKEDEDYVFSIHKKDVPKITDERWLYANRSLPTLRLTYNGANDMVNGVNEKDIKEYLTYHIISVGAQYMALPAILKEFPDVLSNYKKVHNKTDMSKREIAELAYYYIRYAALYREQVSLGADIEVGQNRKLYSPRSHFVANAFRQLLLKYDIDTDLAAAVPRSVGTLQDAVSLDDLEYFIIAKPDDQPMYCYLGSMFSYPDELPTGLEGQEAYAVSVTGSKGEKSSSFRKITLPVSTAAQNVDAEKLNISFNAENLQTLNIDRMIRAKGQYRYQYVDMLLYEDMLEEERKTLSMSTTFERDLSADKRRFPEYKAAFAKARKDMDETVKDNIYTDYSIQPTAVTYYKVADQGLEKQNKPFTMHQSFSMDGFVKKAGNNYMLDIGKLITGQIELTPEERKRTYDVYMAFPRTVTYEVWVNIPEGYTLEGVENLNKSVVNETGQFVSSSKVEGNKLVVNITKSYNHQHEHVGAWGQMMAFMDAAADFTKQKVLLKKI is encoded by the coding sequence ATGTATAGAAGCATTGTCATAACGGCCCTGCTATTCACCACAGGCCTGCATATTCAGGCACAGTCAAAACAGGAAAGAGCCTATCAGGCAGAAGCTGATGAGGTGAAAAAAGAAATACAGGATGCGAAAGATCCTGCCTTTGCACAAACAGTCGTGCCTGAAAAATACCAGAACGAATCGGCAGTGATACTTGCTGTAAAGTTCTCGCTGGATGCGGATCATAGCCGGCGAAAAGATCATATTACCACGACCTTGCACGAGCGTGTTAAGATCCAGGACAAGGCAGCGCTGGAAGAGTATTCTGAATTCAATATCCAGAAACTGAAGAGCAGCAGCTGGGCCCGCGGGTACAAACTGGTATCCTTTATGGGGATTCGTGTGATCAAGCCAAATGGCCAGCAGCGCGATATCGACATGAATGATGCTGTGAATGTAAAGGATGAAAAAGATGATAAAAAACAGAAGATCGCGATTGCTGACCTGCAGGTAGGCGATATCATCGACTATTACGTACGGATCAATAAAGATGCGGCCAGCTGGTTTACGAATCCTGATCCATTGGATTACAGTGTAGGTGAGAAATACCCGATGCTGGACTTTGCGCTGGACATCAGGGTTTTCAGGAAAATGGGGGTGTCATGGAGATACCTCAATGATGATTCAAGTGTGTTGAAGCGTACAAAGGAAGATGAAGACTACGTATTCTCTATTCATAAAAAAGATGTACCTAAAATTACGGATGAGCGCTGGTTATATGCCAATCGTAGTCTGCCGACATTAAGGTTGACTTACAATGGTGCGAATGACATGGTGAATGGGGTGAATGAAAAAGATATCAAGGAATACCTGACTTACCATATCATCAGTGTAGGAGCGCAGTATATGGCGCTGCCTGCCATATTGAAAGAGTTTCCGGATGTACTGAGCAATTACAAAAAGGTACATAACAAAACGGATATGTCGAAGAGAGAAATTGCGGAACTGGCATATTATTACATTCGTTATGCAGCGCTTTACCGTGAGCAGGTTAGTTTGGGAGCGGATATAGAAGTAGGCCAGAACAGGAAATTATATTCACCAAGGTCTCACTTTGTAGCCAATGCATTTCGTCAGTTATTATTGAAGTATGATATTGATACAGACCTGGCGGCGGCGGTGCCACGTAGTGTAGGTACGCTGCAGGATGCGGTTTCACTGGATGACCTGGAATATTTTATCATTGCCAAGCCAGATGATCAACCCATGTATTGCTACCTCGGATCAATGTTTAGCTATCCTGATGAGTTACCGACCGGGCTGGAAGGACAGGAAGCATATGCGGTAAGTGTGACGGGGAGTAAAGGGGAAAAATCATCCAGTTTCAGAAAGATCACATTGCCTGTAAGTACTGCGGCGCAGAATGTGGATGCAGAGAAACTGAATATCAGTTTTAATGCAGAGAACCTGCAAACGTTGAATATTGACAGGATGATACGTGCGAAAGGGCAATATCGTTACCAGTATGTAGATATGTTGCTGTATGAAGATATGTTGGAAGAGGAAAGAAAAACATTGAGCATGTCTACCACATTCGAGCGTGACCTATCAGCAGATAAAAGGCGTTTCCCTGAGTACAAAGCGGCCTTTGCAAAGGCACGGAAGGATATGGATGAAACGGTGAAAGATAATATCTATACAGATTATAGTATTCAGCCTACGGCGGTGACTTATTATAAAGTGGCGGATCAGGGACTGGAGAAACAGAATAAGCCGTTTACCATGCACCAGTCATTTTCTATGGATGGTTTTGTGAAGAAGGCGGGGAATAATTATATGTTGGATATTGGAAAACTGATCACAGGTCAGATAGAATTGACGCCAGAAGAAAGGAAGCGTACCTATGATGTGTATATGGCGTTTCCGCGGACGGTGACTTACGAGGTGTGGGTGAATATCCCGGAGGGGTATACATTGGAGGGTGTAGAGAATCTGAATAAGTCAGTGGTCAATGAGACCGGGCAGTTTGTGAGTAGTTCGAAGGTAGAGGGGAATAAGCTGGTGGTGAATATTACGAAGAGTTATAATCATCAGCATGAGCATGTGGGTGCGTGGGGGCAGATGATGGCATTTATGGATGCGGCAGCGGATTTTACGAAGCAGAAGGTGTTGCTGAAGAAAATATAA
- a CDS encoding transglutaminase domain-containing protein, whose protein sequence is MMNIHSYTLLILLLLHSVYAKSQDDPDNIELANSSETFEFQYNTKQKQVTVKQLIHKDFVCNSFRATIPFSEPYNNQEEITDLTILTDGKKNRTITPTYDYLNIDEYFYSDQKICYFNIPFSKQGAHNEVNIEKAIRDPRYLTTVYLTDYYPSKQKTITIIVPRWMNIDIHTFHFENQHIKTEKTYDKDRDADIYTYTATNLPAMKKSSMSPGPSWIYPHILVCSKRADYKGEQTVYFNTTNDLYQWCHNLASQLHPDTATLGAKAREITAGIPDKFDQLKAIFYWVEENIRYIAFEDGLAGFRPDEAHEVLRKKYGDCKGMANLTKELLVRCGLDARLCWIGTNHIMYDHSIPSLNADNHMICAVQYNNKWWFLDATEKYMQPGIYAERIAGRQVMIENGDNLLLENIPVTTPAQNARLFKEFLTIEGNSMTGKIKYKYNGESKSDLLYNINLTKKDRVQTSLETYITNKNSHYKISNVTTTQLDQRDGDLEVSFDLQYPDAVSSFGKEMYIDIDYNKEYNNAVIDTLKRKTDIRFDCKNNYITETELLIPAGYKMTSLPEDLHISSPNFIFDITYKATGNKITYRKQLQINNTYLQKAAFGDWNKAVSALSKKYLEQITLTQQ, encoded by the coding sequence ATGATGAATATCCATTCCTATACCTTGCTAATTTTGTTATTGCTACACTCCGTTTATGCAAAATCACAAGACGACCCGGACAATATCGAACTAGCCAATTCCTCCGAAACATTCGAGTTTCAATACAATACCAAACAAAAGCAGGTCACGGTAAAACAACTTATCCATAAGGACTTTGTCTGCAACAGTTTCCGCGCCACCATCCCCTTCTCCGAGCCCTACAATAACCAGGAAGAAATCACGGACCTCACGATCCTGACAGACGGCAAGAAAAACCGGACGATCACGCCCACTTACGATTACCTGAATATTGACGAATACTTCTACTCTGACCAAAAAATCTGCTACTTTAATATACCCTTTTCCAAACAGGGGGCACACAATGAAGTGAACATCGAAAAAGCCATTCGTGATCCCCGCTACCTGACCACCGTTTACCTCACTGACTACTACCCTTCCAAACAAAAAACCATCACCATCATCGTACCCCGCTGGATGAACATCGACATCCATACTTTCCATTTCGAAAATCAGCACATAAAAACGGAAAAGACGTACGATAAAGACCGGGATGCGGACATCTATACTTATACCGCCACGAACCTGCCGGCCATGAAGAAAAGCTCCATGAGTCCCGGGCCAAGCTGGATCTACCCTCATATTCTGGTTTGTAGCAAGCGTGCAGATTATAAAGGAGAGCAAACCGTTTACTTTAATACGACTAACGACCTGTATCAATGGTGTCATAACCTGGCGTCGCAGCTGCACCCGGATACGGCAACTTTAGGGGCGAAAGCCAGGGAAATTACCGCTGGTATTCCAGACAAATTTGACCAGCTGAAAGCTATTTTTTACTGGGTAGAAGAAAACATCCGTTATATCGCATTCGAAGATGGTCTTGCGGGGTTCCGTCCTGACGAAGCCCACGAAGTATTGCGCAAGAAATACGGAGATTGTAAAGGAATGGCCAACCTTACAAAAGAGCTGCTCGTGCGTTGTGGTTTGGATGCAAGACTCTGCTGGATAGGTACGAATCATATTATGTACGATCATAGCATTCCTTCCCTGAATGCAGACAATCACATGATCTGTGCCGTACAATACAACAATAAATGGTGGTTTCTCGATGCGACTGAAAAGTATATGCAACCCGGCATCTATGCAGAACGCATCGCCGGCAGACAGGTGATGATTGAAAACGGAGACAATTTGCTGTTAGAAAATATTCCTGTCACCACACCGGCACAAAACGCCCGCCTGTTCAAGGAATTCCTGACCATAGAAGGGAACAGTATGACCGGCAAAATAAAATACAAATACAATGGAGAAAGCAAATCTGACCTGCTGTACAACATAAACCTGACAAAAAAAGACAGGGTACAGACATCACTGGAAACATACATCACCAACAAGAATAGTCACTATAAGATATCCAATGTCACCACCACCCAGCTGGATCAGCGGGATGGCGACCTGGAAGTGAGTTTCGATCTGCAATATCCCGATGCCGTATCGTCATTTGGCAAAGAGATGTACATCGATATCGACTACAACAAGGAATATAACAACGCCGTGATCGATACGCTGAAACGTAAGACAGACATCCGTTTCGACTGCAAAAATAATTATATCACAGAGACAGAGCTGCTTATACCTGCAGGGTATAAAATGACTTCGCTGCCGGAGGATCTGCATATTTCATCACCTAATTTCATTTTTGACATCACCTACAAAGCCACCGGCAATAAGATCACTTACCGCAAGCAATTGCAGATCAATAACACTTATTTGCAAAAAGCCGCTTTCGGGGACTGGAATAAAGCGGTATCCGCATTGTCAAAAAAATACCTGGAACAAATAACCCTTACCCAACAGTAA
- the proS gene encoding proline--tRNA ligase, which yields MSKEITARSEDYSQWYNDLVLKGGLADYSAVRGCMVIKPYGFALWEGMRDVLDKKFKDTGHQNAYFPLFIPKSFLSKEEDHVEGFAKECAVVTHHRLMKNPDGPGVVVDPAAKLEEELIVRPTSETIIWNTYKDWIKSYRDLPLLINQWANVVRWEMRTRLFLRTAEFLWQEGHTAHATSEEAIAEAEQMLEVYADFAENYMALPVVRGVKSPAERFAGALDTYCIEALMQDGKALQAGTSHFLGQNFAKVFDVTFTNKENKLEHVWATSWGVSTRLIGALVMAHSDDDGLILPPRIAPLQVVIVPIYKGAEQKEKIDAKVFDIMSDLKKAGIRVKYDDADNNRPGWKFAEYELKGVPVRIAIGARDLENNVAEVARRDSKEKSSQSLDGLAIYIGTLLEDIQTQMYNKAKAYRDEHITPANTMEEFEKLLDDKGGFISAHWDGTSETEEKIKERTKATIRCIPLNNPQEAGTCILTGKPSTQRVLFARAY from the coding sequence ATGAGTAAAGAGATCACGGCCCGTTCCGAAGACTATTCACAATGGTACAATGATTTGGTGCTGAAGGGCGGTTTAGCCGATTATTCTGCCGTAAGGGGATGTATGGTTATCAAACCTTATGGATTTGCGCTCTGGGAAGGAATGCGCGATGTATTGGACAAAAAATTTAAAGATACAGGGCATCAGAATGCCTACTTCCCGTTGTTCATCCCCAAAAGCTTCCTGAGTAAGGAAGAAGATCACGTGGAAGGCTTTGCAAAGGAATGTGCGGTAGTTACTCACCACAGGCTTATGAAGAATCCTGACGGCCCCGGTGTAGTTGTAGATCCTGCTGCAAAACTGGAAGAGGAGCTGATCGTTCGCCCAACCTCCGAAACAATTATCTGGAATACATATAAAGACTGGATCAAGTCTTACCGCGACCTGCCGTTGCTCATTAACCAATGGGCGAATGTAGTGCGCTGGGAGATGCGTACCCGTTTGTTCCTCCGTACTGCAGAATTCCTCTGGCAGGAAGGGCATACCGCCCATGCTACTTCTGAAGAAGCGATCGCAGAAGCAGAGCAGATGCTGGAAGTGTACGCAGATTTTGCAGAAAACTATATGGCACTGCCCGTAGTAAGAGGTGTAAAATCTCCTGCTGAGCGTTTTGCCGGTGCCCTGGATACTTACTGTATCGAAGCGCTGATGCAGGACGGAAAAGCACTGCAGGCTGGTACCTCTCACTTCCTTGGCCAGAATTTTGCTAAGGTATTTGACGTAACTTTCACCAACAAGGAAAATAAACTGGAACATGTATGGGCTACCTCATGGGGTGTATCTACCCGCCTGATTGGTGCCCTTGTCATGGCCCACAGTGATGATGACGGGTTGATACTGCCTCCGCGCATTGCCCCACTGCAGGTAGTGATCGTGCCTATATATAAAGGTGCAGAGCAGAAAGAAAAGATCGATGCGAAAGTGTTCGATATCATGAGCGATCTGAAAAAAGCAGGTATCCGTGTTAAATACGATGATGCAGACAACAACCGTCCTGGCTGGAAATTTGCCGAGTACGAATTGAAAGGAGTACCTGTACGTATCGCTATTGGTGCCAGAGATCTGGAAAATAATGTGGCTGAAGTAGCCCGCCGTGACTCCAAAGAGAAATCCAGTCAGTCACTGGATGGCCTGGCTATATATATCGGCACATTGCTGGAAGATATCCAAACGCAGATGTACAATAAGGCGAAAGCCTACCGTGATGAGCACATTACACCTGCCAACACGATGGAAGAATTTGAAAAACTGCTGGACGATAAAGGTGGTTTCATCTCCGCACACTGGGATGGCACTTCCGAAACAGAAGAAAAAATCAAAGAGCGTACAAAGGCCACTATCCGTTGTATTCCTTTGAACAATCCCCAGGAAGCAGGTACCTGCATCCTGACCGGTAAACCTTCTACTCAGCGTGTACTATTCGCGAGAGCTTATTAA